ATGGCTTCATTCATCTTCGCTCGACAGTTCTCCTTACcttacttttatttaatttaatgTTACTCATCATTTTTATGTTTGTATGAAACTAGTCTGTAAAAGCGTCTTCGCTCTCTTGTCGCTTGTCCTTGTCCTCGCTCTTCTATGATGTATTTCGCTCCATTCCTAGTTTTTTCCCTTCCACTGTTAAAATGAAGTTGGTTCATAAAAATGTAGAGAAAACAGGCTCCGGAGAAATTACAATGTACCCGGAAGAGCCTGAGGACATGTGGTATGCTTAAATTACCGGCCTGACTGCTGGATTTTGGATAATAACACTTTTAGGCACCTGTACAATATCCTCCAAATTGGCGATCAACTGAAGGCTTCTACGATTCGGTAAGTGTATTTTGAAATGCTAGAAAAATTGACTAATAATAACATTTTTAGTCGTGTTGTCAAAGTCGGAGCCACGGGTACCACTTCTAACTCTAGAGAAAAAATGACCTTGAAAGTTTTAATAGAAGCTACGGACTTTGATACAAAGGCAGCTGAATTACACATCAAGGGGAAAACGACAGAATATCATCCCCTCGTAAGGTTGGGTTCATATCACACACTGGATTTGGAGTTGCACAGAAATTTTACCCTTTACAAGAATGAATGGGACTCATTCGCTTTAGATCGGGTAGACGCTGCTTGCAATCCATCTAGAAATGCTGAGATTGGAGCAGTGGTTCTTGAGGAAGGTATGTTCATTTGTCCCTAAATTTGTTATTGtcctttatttatttgagAGTATTAACACCTACTTGTAGGTATCGcaaatgtttgtttaattACCGACTATATGACCATAATGCGTCAAAGAATTAACCAAACAATTCCCAGAAAGCGTAGAGGTGATAGCAGCGCTTATCAAAAGGTATGTCCAAAAAGTTGGAGAGTCTTAGGCATTTTTTCTAAACGCTTCAGGGTTTAAACAAGTTTTACGATACTGTTTTTCAAGCAATCTCTACAGAgcttgattttgaaaaactcaAAGTCATTATCCTAGCTTCTCCTGGCTTCGTCGCCAAAGGCCTATTTGACTATATTATGGGAATGGCTGTAAAATTGGACCTAAAACACgttttcaaagcaaaacaaaaatttttgattcttcatTCTAGTACTGGCCATATCCATTCTCTTAATGAAGTTCTCAAAAATTCAATTGTTGAATCCAGCCTGGCTGATACAAAATACATTCAGGAAATCCGTATTTTAAATAAGTTTTACCAAGTTATGAATGATGACGATAGACGTGCCTGGTACGGTCCCAAGCATGTCGAAAAGGCTTTTGAAATTGGTGCTGTTGGTGAACTACTAATCAGTGATTCTCTATTTAGAAGCTCTGATATAGCaactagaaaaaaatgggTTGGCCTTGTTGATGCGTTAAGAGAAACCAAGAGCACCGTTTACATTTTTAGCAGCCTTCATGAATCCGGGAAACAACTGGATTTACTGTCTGGAATAGCTGCTATCTTGACATATCCTgtggaagaagaagatatagaggaagaagaagaagaggaagaaagcTAACGCAAGAACAATCGCCAAAACTCATATCTCTTATTTTAATGAAGTTCAATGCAAATGAGGTTTTAGTCGAgaatcaatttttttgaagttaATTCGGttgcaataaaaaatgtaattTTTCGTATCTAATAATCtcatttttacaaaaaaagtatgCCCATCCAGTAAGTAAGTGAATCAATACACTTCAACTTGTCAGTCATAGCATTGTCTAACTTTAACGGAATACACGATTACCCTCTCCGTCGATACAACTTTATAAGGTAGCCTTCTTTTCGTTCAAATTCTTAAGTAACTGTTCAGCCGTGCCTTTTTCCTTAACACGAATCAAATAAGTTACCAAACCTTTTCCGTCATCAGAAGCCGCTGGAACAGTCAAGGCTTTGTCTCCAGCCAACTTATACTCAAAGTCTTTACATAAACGaacattcaaaagaagtttaCCATTTCCATCGACGCGTGCAAGAAGTCTGGCAGCATTAGAAGTCCTATCAACATTTAATTTAAGGGGGCCGAGACCAATGTCTGTATAAGACTTTGAAGTAGAATTAAAGCGATAAAGTTTGGCCcttgtttcaaaaatactGTCTTCATTCTCTTCTCCTTGACCTTTACTAACAACTAAAGAATTGTcctgcttttcttcatcttttttatcCTCTTCTTTACCCTCCTCCGCGGTCTCTGGTTGTTCTActccttcatttttttcgtcaGTCGTTCCTTCATTATTTACACTAGCGGGAGGTTTGGCTGCAAAAGAGAATGGGTTAGGATTGGTACCGAAAGAGAAGCCAATCGATGCGGCATTGGGAGGATTTACTTCGGGAGTCGGAGCTGGTTTTTTAGCTGACAAAGGGTTTGTGAAAGTAAACTTCTTTTCAGGAGCTTCAAATTTGATGGGCTTGCTGGGATCCCATGAAAAATTTAACCCCTTCTTCTGAGTATCATTTTCCTCTTTGTTCTCACTGCTTAAATCAGTGCTAGGCTTCTTTTCTCCTTGCTCTTGTGAAGTCTTTTGGAAGGAAAAGGTTGGTGTGAAAGAGGATTTCTGTCCAAAAGAGAAGGGGGTCTTAGCCTGAGTTTCAGATCCAAAAGCTGactttttctcttcatttGGTTTGGTGATTTCCTTATTGAAGGCAGCCAAAGGACCTGTTGGAGTAAGTGAAGATGGGTTGAACTGAAAAGATTTGCTAAGATCAGGTGcagaaaatccaaaacgTGGAGCACCTGGGACAGGCAAAGTAGATTCAGATGGTTTTGTAGAAGTATTTTCAGTAGCAACTTCGTTATCGTTAGAACTCTTGCTAAAATCCATCTGCGAAGATTTTACAGACTCTGCCTCTGAAGTGGGCATGGATTCATTCTGTGCCTTGTTTAAATCCACAGATGATACAGAGCTCTCGATAGAGCCAAGATGTTTTTTGTACTCTTCCATTAAAATTGAAAGGTTCCCAAATGGATCATTttctaaacttttttgtaCACTATCCAAAAATGCCTTGTTCAAACCTCGTTTCTTCAGTAATGTTTCATATTTATTAGTTGAAGAAACCACATTTGCTTGCTTGTCAAATGCAAAGGGAGAGGCTACAGGTTTACCAGATTCTGGTTTTGCCAGTCCTGAAAAAAGCCCTCCCTGTTGAGACATTCCAGCAGTACGCTTCCTTGTTTTGGGCTTAGCAATTCTAAAACTGTTAGCTTCGAAATCACTTCATTGTCATAAATTTCCATACTTTCTAGCGGCAATGACATCGGCTGATGCTTCGGTTGCTAATTCAACAGAACCACTACGATCATCATCGGATTCATCTTGATCCTTTGTAAGTTGATGATCAGCACCGCGTTTCGACATTTTTTGCGATTTGGCAAAGGTCAAACTCCCGTTTGGTGAACATACACTTTTAACGGATAAGATGAAGTCTCACtattttgaatgaattattacaaattaaagaagatatcaaaaaagaatcaattaaatgaaaatgaaactatctaaattacaaaattattatttacttCGTAGGCAAACCGGATAATTAAGGGGATAGGACGCCGTTGCAACGTTGGCATATTTCTCCTTCTGAGACAGTATGCATCCAACATCTCAAGCATTTAGTCAATTGTACAGGTTTCATCttaatttgtaattttccaaaattagACTGCGCATTATTCTGTAGAGCCCACGATGAAGACATCTTTGACTCATCAGTAGTATCCGACGTATGCACATGAACATTAGAGGCACCTAAAATTAGTGATAGATCATTCCCGTATTTCTTAAGAACGTTCTGCAATCCTTCGTTTTCAATCCCTAAGACAGCCTCTGTTTCTAGAGGGCTTCGAATGCCGTGTTGACTTCTTGCTTCTTGTAGTAATAGGTTAAAGGAATACTTAATTTTTTGCAATAATTGATACTCTTCCATCAACAAACCTCTTTCTTGCTTTACTAAGGCCTGGATATCCTGAAGCAGAAATTCAGCACCAGCATGAAAAGGCGTAGAATAGGAAGGCTGTAAAGCTTTAGGAAAACTCCTCCACACCTCTTGGGACAACAGCGGCACGATAGGCGAAAATGACCAAATAATTGTTAGcaaaattttgtaaagtGTAGTTTGAGCACTTCGCCTAGAAAGGCTGTTTGGGTCATCTGAGTACAATCGATCTTTGATTGAATCAAAATATgtggaagaaagaaagctaTTCATGTATTGTAAAATACTTTGAACAACCTTATTAAAAGCAAGGGATTCATAATTATCCTGGActtcattttgaaattctACTGTTTTTGCAACAGCCACTTGATCGATACGGTGAAGTTGATTATAAGCCACTCCGTCcgtcaaagaaaaatcgtACAGATTTCCCAAGCAAAATCGGCAAGTTAGTCtccattttttcaatgattCTCCGACTTGATTTAATAAGTTGGGACCGAGATTTATATCGTTAGTGCTATCGCAGCTGCCAACCCATAGTCTCAACAGGTCAATGCCGTATAGTTGCTTTTTTGAGGTAATATTATTTCCATCCAAAATGTCTTCCGGATCGGTGACATTCCCCAAGGATTTGGATTGTTTCATCcctttttcatcaaaaacaaacccGTGAGTAAATAAGGTCATAAATGGCGAGTTTTTCAAGTCGGTAACTGCAAGATAAATCAAAATGAGAGATTGAAACCAACCTCTATGTTGATCACTACCCTCAAGACACAAGTCTACAAGAGGTTTATCTTTACGAAACGGTACTGTAGTAAAACCACTTCCAGAATCAAACCAAACATCAAGGGTTTCTTTTCCACGAACgtattctttatttctataTTCTGGAGGAGTCCAATTAGTATCGTCATTATCGTTGAACCAGGCGTCAACCCCTTTTACTTCCATCTTGCCTATAATATAAGAAATGCTCGTTGGTGTAAGTAATGGTTTTCCAGATAATTTCTCATAAAGTACAGGAATTGGAAGACCCCAAGAACGCTGTCTTGAAATACACCATTCAGGCCGACTATTTAAAAACCCGCAAAGGCGTGACATTCCATTTACAGGAATCATTTTAACAGATTGAAGAGcttcaattgctttatCCTTAACCGACTTCAAAGTAATAAACCACTGAGCAGTCGCTCTCAATATTAGAGGCTTTCTATTTCGCCAGTCATATGGATAACGATGTTTATAAGGAGTAAGCTGAACTACCATACCGTTAGCTTCCATAAGCTCAAGGACTTTTTTCCCTCCTTCATTCAATACATTTAAACCATCTAGGGATCCATCGAGAGCATCTTTTGTGTATGCGCCATTGTCGTCAACGGGAGAAAAGGGGGACAGAGAATGTTCTAAACCTAGTAAATAATCATCAATTCCATGTCCAGGAGCGACATGTACGATGCCAGTACCAGTGGTATCCGAAACATATTCAGCAGGTAGAAATGGAAACACTTTTTCGGGAATCAAGGGATTTTGATATGTTAGTGATCGAATACTTTCATAGGTGCAGGTCCcaacttcttcaaaatcttctaaAAATTGGAATGAAGGCACCAAATTCTTTGCTGCAATGTACTTCTGTTCACCATTGGAAAAGATTCCATATTCCACATCTGGATGAAAGGCAAGTGCCAAATTGGAAGGTATAGTCCACGGAGTAGTTGTCCAAACCAAAGCTTTGACATTATCATAGTGTTTCCCATTGTTAGTAAAACTATTCACTGGGAATGAGAAGTAAAGCGAGGAACTAACGTGATTATCATTGTATTCAATTTCGGATTCAGCAAGGGCAGAACGACTGGATGGACTCCAGTATACAGGTTTAAATTGACGAAAAATCATTCCCTTCTCTACTAACGTCCGAAACACTTGTAATTCTGCAATTTGATACTCATGGCTCATGGTTGTATATCTGGATGACCAGTCTGCCATAACGCCTAAACGTCGAAAGAGATTCATCTGATCATCCATGGCATTTTCTGCAAACTCCTTGGCCGTTTGTCTTATTTGTGATGGGGACCCTTGTTGTACATTTTGTTGCACCGCTTTCAGTTCGATAGGAAGCCCATGACAATCCCATCCGGGAACGTATCTAATTTGATGGCCATTTAAAAGTTTCCATCTATTCACCAtatcttttaaaattttattcaacGCATGACCAATATGTAACCTTCCATTCGCATAAGGAGGTCCGTCTAAAAGTATGAAAGACTTTGAAAGCGGTATGCTCTTTTGCTGCCATGTATATAAATCATCGGTTATCTCTTTCGTATATTTCTGCTCATTTTCACGTTCGTTACTGCGAATGGggaaatttgtttttggtaaacaaagcgAATTGGAGTATTTCTTAGCGTTCGCTTGTTGACTAAGAAAACGAAGTCCAATTCTCGACGTTAGTAGCCGTTGTTCTATGTGGGCCTTCATAAATTATAACTATTCAAATAAACATGTGTGTCCGATACTTAGTATGAAGTTATGGAATCCATCCAAAATATTGTGGTAGAAGAGGAACAACCATAGGACCTGGAAATCTTGCTGCtataattcttttgaacaaaaaaaagaacggaTAGggtattattttttttgtttctacattaaaagtaaatgaatttcttttgtttgtcaAAAATCCAGTCATATACGTAGGGGTAGAAAAATGCATGAAGCCTTTCAATTCCAAATTACATATTTAGCAGTTGAAAGAAAGTATGCATTAACATTAACTGACAGGCTCTTTCAAAGGTAATATACATGCTTAGTCGTGGAAGCTATTATTACGGATTCATAAAGATAGACCTGTATTATATAGATAGGTAATATCTTAATATATTGATACTTTTTATAGCTCATGAACTTTTTACCGTTGGACGAACCTCTCAGCAGCATCCATGTCAACACGATATCTTTTCCTACTACATAGCCGAAGAATTTCATCGTGAGAGAGGTAAACTGGCTTTATGACTGCGTTGAATTGACTACCAAGACGCAAGGAATCCAAATAGGCCGATTGAGCTTGttcagaagaatcaaatGTTAGATACACTCTATGGTCATCTTTCCATGTGATTATCATGTTTTCTATAGGGAAATATTTGCGTATTAGAGCTTCCGTTAGATAATAAGCATGTACTTGCAAAATATACGCTGTAGGTGTTTCAGGCGCCGATAATGAATGTTTTATTCCTTCAACCTCATTTTTATCCGGCATTGACGGCATAAACGCTTTGTCAATAATTCAGAATCTTACCGAtgtatttttcttgtaataGAATACAGTGTCGGTAAAGCGTAAGTGAATGAGTGCATGACTTTAAGTAAAGCATCAAAAGAACTTATATCGAGGAAGGAATGAAAATCAATGGTAGCTGttataatttttatattccaaaaatttttaagCCACTGCTAGTAGGTTCGGTAAAAGCATATGCCAAAACATGTTTTGTAGGATTCCAAGCAAGTTTATTTAAAGGACCGTTCGTCGGTTGCTTCCAAATTTGTTCACCAGTAAGTGTATCCGCCTATTTATTAGTAGGGATAAATGCATAAAATCTTACAATATCGATATAGCGATCTTCGGATCCACTCGCCAGAAAGCGACCATCAAAACTAAAACCCAGAGAGCGGATCGGATATCTAGTAGAAGTTAATAAAATAACTTCCTTGTAAGATTCTTACGTTGATCTGGTTATGGAATTTTGGCATATCCATTCATCAGTATCCCATAATGTAACAATCGCGTCTGCACCACCAATAGCTATCCGCTCATTGTCAGGACTAATATCTATACAATAGCAATTTGAAGTATGTGCATTAATTTCATATACTCGTTGAAGAGATGGCCATTGAATAATTTGCACAGTGCCTAAACCGGTAGTCATGTACAGTAAATCTTCGCTAAAGGACCAACAGCATTCATTcgtctttttttattagtaaagataaaaaagaaattcaaaagtgTAATACCTCACAAGGTTGCTGGAATGTTTGCATAATCTGCCATTCCCTAGCATCAATAAAAGAGAGCATATCATCCTATATTTCCTAGTTAGTCAAACGGTATCATAGAAGTAATGGTTATTTTTACCCGACTTCCAACGCAGCAATAGCGACCAGAAGGGCTCCAACTTCCGTAAATGTTGTTGTAATCACTCTGGATTTCTGCGATGGGTTTAGCACCTAGTAAAATGTTAGCAAAATGCCAATTCATGAAGAGAGTACTTACTCCGATAGTCCCAAAAACGTATCATTTTTCCAGAGTACACGGTCATTAGCCGGTCCGAATGAGTTGGATCCCAAATTACTTGTTCTACTAATCCATTGCTACGCGATCCCAATTCCGTTGAGAATTTAAAGTCTAAGCGATCCAGATTCCAAATACGAACTGTGCTATCATTAGAAGAAGTTGCGAGACGATGGCCTGAAACATTCCATGATAGTGACCGAACTGAACCTTGGTGACCGTGTAGGTCGCGAGTCCTTAGCTCTGAGAAGTTTGGCTAAACCAATTTACATGTCAGctgaatgaaaaagatgaaatttTCTTACAACTGGCTCTATAATCGAGGAGCTCATAAAAGACAGGCTATGAACTGCTGGTTCGTGATAAGCGTAGTATAGGACGCTCTCTGTATGGGAATTTTGGCACTTACATACGCCCTAGTAATCAAAACTGTGGTATAATGTAAGTTCATAAATAttaattgaatttttattaaaaaatttaaagttATGCATCTATAAAGGAGAATGGATTTGTTCAGTAGGATTGTGTTCACATTCTGAAAGTGGTGGGGATTCTAAAACCTGAATAGACGATCCAGTTTTGAACCAAGGATGATCTAATGCTTCTCTTCCAGAAATCCGCTTCTGAGGGTCCAGTTGAAACATTTGTGTGATCAAGTCGATTCCCTCCGAAGATACTTCATTTTCCAGTAGTGGGGACATGGGGAAATCTGCTTTGGATATAAGTTTGATAGATTCTTCTTGACTTGGAGCCGCAAATGGGATTGTAGCAGTTAATCTAAGGTATTAGCATCTGTTAAAAGTAGGGATTCcaggaaaggaaaaaataagaacATACGTAACATATAGAACACATCCAAGACTCCAGATGTCTACTTTATTACCATAACCACCCACAGGAGGAGTGGTCTTGGATTGTAAAATTTCTGGGGCCAGATAACCCATTGTTCCGCAAAAGGTTTCCAAGAATGTGCCCTGGCCATGAAGAACTTTAGCTAAACCAAAATCAGAAAGTTTTAAATGAAAGTCTTTGGTAATCAAAATATTCTAACGCACACGTTAGTTCTCTTCTTTAAAGCCGAATATGAATTTGAGACATACCTCTGGTTTAATATCTCTATGGGCAATACCAGATtcatgtaaataaataaggGTTTCTaggatttctttcaataaaGGCTTGCTGTCTTGTTCATCTATTGAACCATTTGCAATTAGGAAATCCATAAGATCTCCTCCTTCCACATATTCCATGACAATAAATATTTCTTCGCCAGTTTCGAAAACTTCCCGGCATCGCACAACGCCAGGCTAAAAACCCcgttagaaaaagaaacgattGAAGCACAACTATATACTTACATGATGTAGcgtttttattatttcaatttctcgCTGAAACATTTCCGTAGCACGTTTTTCGGAACTGGTGagtaaaatttttttcttgttgatGACTTTGATGGCGTAGTATTCGCCGGTTTCTAAATCAACCGCTAATTTTACTATAGCGAATGTCCCTGTACCAAGGGTCCGAAGAACTTCGTATCTATTTTCCTCCGACGAAATCACTTCTTTTCTCATGCTCTCTGACTTGTTATAAGGAATTTGGCATAAAAATCCTGCCCTTGTCAGCTGCATGGAAACGAACACGTAATAGGTAGAGCAGAATATATTTCCTGCTacgttttcttcttattttcACTTACGaatttcatcttttggTACTCCTAAACCAACCCGAATTTCATCTCCATGCGATAAAATAGTGCGACCATTTTTTGGTAACCTCTCCTGTATAACGTCAGTAAAGAGCTTAAGTGACATTAAGTTCGCTTACCAAGTTTAAGTATGTGCCATTAGAAGAGTGATCTATCAGCTTGTTAGTATACAAAGTATTGTTTCAGGTGTATTCTCTTTCTTACCGTGTAAAAATATAACGTTATCCCGTGATTCCATTTCACTAGCATGACCCTATTTTGGTTAGCGTGAAAAGTAGAACGGACGCGACTCGCCATCTTACTCCTACCTGATAGATTTCAAAGTGAAAATTGCTAACCCTAGGACCTCCTATGGAAACCTCGCAAGTACGATGTCTACCAAATCTCCAAACACCATTATGAACATCTCGCGAAAGAGGTATGACTTGTGTTTTCCCATCACCCATTCGAGTCATAACCAGCTTTAAGTAGACATTTTCACTTTGCGTTCCCAACTCGGAGGATTTTTCGCCCTCATTTACAGTTACTTGCGTAGCCTGAGTAGCATCTTCTGTATCCTCCATTGTGTTCTGAAATCAGCTTTTGCTAATGCAAGGATGCTCaatttaaattttaaaagatgTGACAAAATTTGCAATGCGAGAATCTTTTAAATCTCCTGACGATGATACGATTTTTCAAGGTGGATGTCAAATGTCAAAGCCTTGGTCAGCCCTGCTACTAGCAGGCTGAGACGCATATTGAAATTTACGAAATAGAAAATCTCACTGCCGAGCGGTATATAGTATAAGGCATCGTGTAAAACAGTAAAATTTCATTTAGCGCGATCGATTGCAAAGCAGCGACTGTAGAGAGTAGTAAAAAATTAgattttgtaatattttgtatttatatacgcttctaattttttctttaaaaactGTTGTTTCTACGTCGATGTTTTATCGTCTATTGAGCTGCAAACCCTGAAGAACCGAATCCAGTTTTCAATACTTGTTGCgttattttgtaaaaatcGCTTGCTTTTATGTATATCATAGGATTGACGGGATCCATTGCTACGGGTAATAAGAATATGGGATTGGAGTATGTATTAATATGAATTATGTTTAGGGAAAACAACGGTTTCCAAGCAGTTTCATGAGAAATATCATGTTCCTGTAATTGACGCTGATATCCTTGCAAGGAAAGTAGTAGAGCCGGGAACGAAATGTCAACGAcgaattcaaaaagaatttggcCAACAAGTGATTCTTCCCGACGGCCATTTGAATCGACCTGAGCTTGGAAAGATCATTTTCGAAACTCCATCCAAACGCAAGCTCTTGAATTCAATTGTTCATCCTGCCGTTAGAAAGGCCATGCTGAAAGACTTATTTTACTACTACATAACGGGTCATGGCATGGTAATCCTCGATGTCCCGCTGTTATTTGAAGCAAAAATGCACACCATATGTTGGAAAACTATCTGTGTTGCATCTACTATggaaatacaaaaaaggCGATTGCTAAAACGAAATCCCGAATATTCTTCTGAAGACGCTGACCGCCGTATTCATTCTCAAACTCCCATTCAAGAGAAGGAATTCCTTGCTGACT
The nucleotide sequence above comes from Schizosaccharomyces osmophilus chromosome 3, complete sequence. Encoded proteins:
- the ism1 gene encoding mitochondrial isoleucine-tRNA ligase, whose protein sequence is MKAHIEQRLLTSRIGLRFLSQQANAKKYSNSLCLPKTNFPIRSNERENEQKYTKEITDDLYTWQQKSIPLSKSFILLDGPPYANGRLHIGHALNKILKDMVNRWKLLNGHQIRYVPGWDCHGLPIELKAVQQNVQQGSPSQIRQTAKEFAENAMDDQMNLFRRLGVMADWSSRYTTMSHEYQIAELQVFRTLVEKGMIFRQFKPVYWSPSSRSALAESEIEYNDNHVSSSLYFSFPVNSFTNNGKHYDNVKALVWTTTPWTIPSNLALAFHPDVEYGIFSNGEQKYIAAKNLVPSFQFLEDFEEVGTCTYESIRSLTYQNPLIPEKVFPFLPAEYVSDTTGTGIVHVAPGHGIDDYLLGLEHSLSPFSPVDDNGAYTKDALDGSLDGLNVLNEGGKKVLELMEANGMVVQLTPYKHRYPYDWRNRKPLILRATAQWFITLKSVKDKAIEALQSVKMIPVNGMSRLCGFLNSRPEWCISRQRSWGLPIPVLYEKLSGKPLLTPTSISYIIGKMEVKGVDAWFNDNDDTNWTPPEYRNKEYVRGKETLDVWFDSGSGFTTVPFRKDKPLVDLCLEGSDQHRGWFQSLILIYLAVTDLKNSPFMTLFTHGFVFDEKGMKQSKSLGNVTDPEDILDGNNITSKKQLYGIDLLRLWVGSCDSTNDINLGPNLLNQVGESLKKWRLTCRFCLGNLYDFSLTDGVAYNQLHRIDQVAVAKTVEFQNEVQDNYESLAFNKVVQSILQYMNSFLSSTYFDSIKDRLYSDDPNSLSRRSAQTTLYKILLTIIWSFSPIVPLLSQEVWRSFPKALQPSYSTPFHAGAEFLLQDIQALVKQERGLLMEEYQLLQKIKYSFNLLLQEARSQHGIRSPLETEAVLGIENEGLQNVLKKYGNDLSLILGASNVHVHTSDTTDESKMSSSWALQNNAQSNFGKLQIKMKPVQLTKCLRCWMHTVSEGEICQRCNGVLSP
- the cab5 gene encoding dephospho-CoA kinase, whose translation is MYIIGLTGSIATGKTTVSKQFHEKYHVPVIDADILARKVVEPGTKCQRRIQKEFGQQVILPDGHLNRPELGKIIFETPSKRKLLNSIVHPAVRKAMLKDLFYYYITGHGMVILDVPLLFEAKMHTICWKTICVASTMEIQKRRLLKRNPEYSSEDADRRIHSQTPIQEKEFLADYVIDNNSDFNSLSRNICTTFVAIQPSIVWTLACLLIPILQVFMQFYNYSRQIRKARNQKKVHLTQ
- a CDS encoding Schizosaccharomyces specific protein; this translates as MPDKNEVEGIKHSLSAPETPTAYILQVHAYYLTEALIRKYFPIENMIITWKDDHRVYLTFDSSEQAQSAYLDSLRLGSQFNAVIKPVYLSHDEILRLCSRKRYRVDMDAAERFVQR
- the tho3 gene encoding THO complex subunit Tho3, translated to MSSSIIEPVPNFSELRTRDLHGHQGSVRSLSWNVSGHRLATSSNDSTVRIWNLDRLDFKFSTELGSRSNGLVEQVIWDPTHSDRLMTVYSGKMIRFWDYRSAKPIAEIQSDYNNIYGSWSPSGRYCCVGSRDDMLSFIDAREWQIMQTFQQPCETNECCWSFSEDLLYMTTGLGTVQIIQWPSLQRVYEINAHTSNCYCIDISPDNERIAIGGADAIVTLWDTDEWICQNSITRSTYPIRSLGFSFDGRFLASGSEDRYIDIADTLTGEQIWKQPTNGPLNKLAWNPTKHVLAYAFTEPTSSGLKIFGI
- the dom34 gene encoding Dom34-Hbs1 translation release factor complex subunit, with product MKLVHKNVEKTGSGEITMYPEEPEDMWHLYNILQIGDQLKASTIRRVVKVGATGTTSNSREKMTLKVLIEATDFDTKAAELHIKGKTTEYHPLVRLGSYHTLDLELHRNFTLYKNEWDSFALDRVDAACNPSRNAEIGAVVLEEGIANVCLITDYMTIMRQRINQTIPRKRRGDSSAYQKGLNKFYDTVFQAISTELDFEKLKVIILASPGFVAKGLFDYIMGMAVKLDLKHVFKAKQKFLILHSSTGHIHSLNEVLKNSIVESSLADTKYIQEIRILNKFYQVMNDDDRRAWYGPKHVEKAFEIGAVGELLISDSLFRSSDIATRKKWVGLVDALRETKSTVYIFSSLHESGKQLDLLSGIAAILTYPVEEEDIEEEEEEEES
- the nup61 gene encoding nucleoporin Nup61 codes for the protein MSKRGADHQLTKDQDESDDDRSGSVELATEASADVIAARKIAKPKTRKRTAGMSQQGGLFSGLAKPESGKPVASPFAFDKQANVVSSTNKYETLLKKRGLNKAFLDSVQKSLENDPFGNLSILMEEYKKHLGSIESSVSSVDLNKAQNESMPTSEAESVKSSQMDFSKSSNDNEVATENTSTKPSESTLPVPGAPRFGFSAPDLSKSFQFNPSSLTPTGPLAAFNKEITKPNEEKKSAFGSETQAKTPFSFGQKSSFTPTFSFQKTSQEQGEKKPSTDLSSENKEENDTQKKGLNFSWDPSKPIKFEAPEKKFTFTNPLSAKKPAPTPEVNPPNAASIGFSFGTNPNPFSFAAKPPASVNNEGTTDEKNEGVEQPETAEEGKEEDKKDEEKQDNSLVVSKGQGEENEDSIFETRAKLYRFNSTSKSYTDIGLGPLKLNVDRTSNAARLLARVDGNGKLLLNVRLCKDFEYKLAGDKALTVPAASDDGKGLVTYLIRVKEKGTAEQLLKNLNEKKATL
- the cds1 gene encoding DNA replication checkpoint kinase Cds1, with translation MEDTEDATQATQVTVNEGEKSSELGTQSENVYLKLVMTRMGDGKTQVIPLSRDVHNGVWRFGRHRTCEVSIGGPRVSNFHFEIYQGHASEMESRDNVIFLHDHSSNGTYLNLERLPKNGRTILSHGDEIRVGLGVPKDEIRFLCQIPYNKSESMRKEVISSEENRYEVLRTLGTGTFAIVKLAVDLETGEYYAIKVINKKKILLTSSEKRATEMFQREIEIIKTLHHPGVVRCREVFETGEEIFIVMEYVEGGDLMDFLIANGSIDEQDSKPLLKEILETLIYLHESGIAHRDIKPENILITKDFHLKLSDFGLAKVLHGQGTFLETFCGTMGYLAPEILQSKTTPPVGGYGNKVDIWSLGCVLYVTLTATIPFAAPSQEESIKLISKADFPMSPLLENEVSSEGIDLITQMFQLDPQKRISGREALDHPWFKTGSSIQVLESPPLSECEHNPTEQIHSPL